Genomic segment of Cytobacillus suaedae:
TGTGCTAAGATCGTCACTTGGTCAGGACGTACTTCTAGAAAGCCTCCACTAACAGCCACAAGTTCAGTGTTGCTTCCTTGTTTTAATCGAACTGCACCAACTTGAAGTGGAGCAACCATAGGAATGTGTCCTGGTAGGATACCAAGCTCACCATTCTGAGCTTTAGCACTTACCATTTCTACGTCAGCTTCATAAACTGGGCCATCAGGGGTAACGACATTGACTTTTACTGTCTTCATTAAAAACCCTCCTACGTCCGTTTATTAAGCCATTTGCGCAGCTTTTTCAACTACTTCTTCAATACGTCCTACTAGACGGAATGCATCCTCTGGAAGGTCGTCATATTTACCGTCAAGGATTTCTCTGAAGCCTTTAACTGTTTCTTTAACAGGTACGTAAGAACCTTTTTGTCCAGTAAACTGTTCAGCTACGTGGAAGTTTTGAGATAAGAAGAATTGGATACGACGTGCACGTTGTACCGTTAATTTATCCTCATCTGAAAGCTCATCCATACCTAGGATTGCGATAATATCTTGTAACTCTTTGTAACGTTGAAGCGTTTTTTGTACTGAACGAGCAACATTATAGTGCTCTTCACCAACGATTTCAGGAGATAGCGCACGAGAAGTCGACGCTAATGGATCCACCGCAGGGTAGATACCCATCTCTGAAAGCTTACGCTCAAGGTTTGTTGTAGCATCTAAGTGAGCAAACGTTGTTGCTGGTGCCGGATCCGTATAGTCATCGGCTGGAACGTAGATTGCTTGGATAGATGTAACAGAACCAACGTTAGTTGAAGTGATACGCTCTTGAAGACGACCCATCTCTGTAGCAAGTGTCGGTTGGTAACCTACCGCTGATGGCATACGACCTAATAGGGCCGATACCTCAGAACCTGCTTGTGTGAAACGGAAGATGTTATCGATGAAGAATAACACGTCTTGTCCTTGATCATCACGGAAGTATTCTGCCATTGTAAGACCAGTTAGAGCAACACGCATACGTGCTCCAGGTGGCTCGTTCATTTGTCCGAATACCATCGCTGTTTTCTTGATAACACCTGAATCAGTCATTTCATGATAAAGGTCATTACCTTCACGAGTACGCTCACCTACACCAGCGAATACTGAGATACCGCCGTGCTCTTGAGCGATGTTATTGATAAGTTCTTGGATAAGAACCGTTTTACCTACACCCGCACCACCGAATAGACCGATTTTTCCACCTTTGATATAAGGTGCAAGAAGATCTACTACTTTGATACCAGTTTCAAGAATTTCTACTTCCGTAGAAAGTTGATCAAATGTTGGAGCTTCTCTGTGAATAGAGTCACGACGTACTCCTGCAGGAATTTCCTCATCTAAGTCAATATTTTCACCTAGTACGTTAAATACACGACCTAAAGTTACATCACCAACTGGAACTGAAATCGGAGCACCAGTGTCCGTAACTTCGATGTTACGAACTAGACCATCTGTAGATGACATCGCTACAGTACGAACTGTGTCATCACCAAGATGAATTGCAACTTCAAGAGTTAAATTAATATCAACTTCGTTTTCGTTGCGTGCTTTATGTTTAATCACAAGGGCGTTGTAAATTTCAGGAAGATGTCCGCTATCAAACGTTACGTCTACAACCGGACCCATGATTTGGGTAACGCGTCCTTTTGTCATCGTTTTCCCTCCTAACTTGCTTTTCGAAAAGAATTTTTTATTCTAATGCCGCAGCTCCACCGACAATCTCGGTAATTTCTTGCGTGATTGCAGCCTGACGTGCACGGTTATATGAAAGAGTAAGTGAGTTGATAAGCTCTTTTGCATTATCAGTTGCATTTTTCATCGCTGTCATACGAGCAGCGTGCTCACTTGCTTTTCCATCTAAGAGTGCGCCGTAGATGAGACTTTCAGCATACTGAGGAAGCAATACTTCAAGAATTTCGTTTTGTGATGGTTCGAATTCATAAGAAGTTAGCTTTTTCTCAGTGTTAATGTTTGTTAATGGTAACAGCTTTTTCTCTGTTACTTCATGTTGAATCGCACTAATGAAGTGATTGTAATATAAGTAGATCTCATCAAATGTTTCATCAGCAAACATGCTAACCGCTTTGTTTGCAATATCCTTAATATCAGCAAAAGAAGGTTGGTCAGCTAAACCAGCAACGTCTAACACAACTTGAATTCCACGTTTTCTGAAAAATTCACGTCCGACACGACCAATTGCAATTACTGCATACTCATCTTTGCTTTTATGGCGTTTCTGAATGGTTTGATAAGCCGCACGAAGAATATTACTGTTATACGCACCTGCTAATCCACGGTCAGATGTAATAACCAAATAACCTGTTCTTTTGACTGGTCGTTTGACTAACATTGGGTGACTAACATCTGTGCTTCCAAGTGCGATACTAGCTACTACCTCTTGAATCTTTTCCATGTAAGGGACGAATGCTTTTGCATTTTGTTCAGCACGGCTGAATTTAGATGCAGATACCATTTCCATCGCCTTAGTAATCTGGCTAGTTTTCTTAGTAGAGGTAATTCTATTTTTTATATCACGTAATGATGCCAAAGGTTCTCACCACCTTTTTCTCAAAAAGTCATTCGATTATGGGTATAACCGAGTTAAATCCACTATATGTTCATAGTAATCGGCGAAACGCCGTTCGCCGATTAGAGGTTCTATTATTCTGTAACAGCAAAAGTTTTCTTAAAGTCATTAATCGCTGCTTGCATATCAGCATCTTCTGGAAGTTTTCCAGTAGATTTGATTGTAGTAAGAATTTCTTTGCGGTTATGCTCTAACCACAGGTAGAATTCTGACTCAAAACGAGTGATATCTTCTACAGGGATTGCATCTAAGAATCCACGTGTAAGTGCATAAAGAATTGAAACTTGCTTTTCAACTGCGATTGGCTTGTTTAATCCTTGTTTTAGTACTTCTACAGTACGTGCACCACGGTTAAGTTTTGCTTGAGTTGCTTTATCAAGGTCTGAACCGAATTGAGCAAATGCTTCTAACTCACGGTAAGAAGCTAAGTCAAGACGTAATGTACCAGATACCTTTTTCATTGCGTTGATTTGAGCAGATCCTCCTACACGTGATACGGATAAACCTGCGTTAACAGCAGGACGTACACCCGAGAAGAAAAGATCTGATTGTAAGAAAATTTGTCCATCAGTGATCGAGATAACGTTTGTAGGAATATATGCAGATACGTCACCAGCTTGTGTTTCAATAAACGGTAGAGCTGTTAATGATCCGCCACCTTTTGCATCACTTAATTTAGCTGCACGCTCAAGTAAGCGACTGTGTAGGTAGAATACATCCCCTGGATATGCTTCACGACCTGGAGGACGACGAAGTAGTAATGAAAGTTCACGGTATGCAGACGCTTGTTTTGTTAAGTCATCATAGATAACTAAAACGTGCTTACCATTGTACATGAACTCTTCACCCATTGTTACCCCAGCATAAGGAGCTAAGAATAATAATGGAGCAGGTTGTGATGCAGAAGCTGTTACAACGATTGTGTAATCTAATGCACCGTTTTTACGTAAAGTTTCAACAACTCCACGAACTGTTGATTCTTTTTGTCCAATTGCAACATAGATACAAATCATATCCTCATTTTTTTGGTTAAGGATTGTATCAATCGCAACTGCTGTTTTACCAGTTTGACGGTCACCGATGATTAACTCACGTTGACCACGGCCGATTGGAATTAATGAATCAATCGCTTTAATACCAGTTTGTAATGGCTCATGTACTGATTTACGATCCATTACTCCTGGTGCTGGGCTTTCGATAGGACGAGTTTTTGTTGTTTCAATTGGACCTAATCCATCTACTGGTTGACCAAGTGGATTAACTACACGTCCGATTAACGCTTCACCTACAGGAACCTCCATGATACGGCCTGTACGACGAACCTCGTCACCTTCACGAATGTCAGTGAAAGGTCCAAGAATTACGATACCTACGTTGTTTGCTTCTAAGTTTTGTGCCATTCCCATGACACCGTTCGAAAATTCAACAAGTTCTCCAGCCATGACATTGTCGAGGCCATGAGCACGCGCAATACCGTCACCAACTTGGATAACTGTACCCACATCACTCACTTTAATTTCAGACTGATAATTTTCGATTTGCTTTTTAATCAGCGCACTAATTTCTTCAGCTTTGATGCTCATGAATTTCACCCCTATCTACGATCTTTTCGCAATAAGTTCACGCTCTAAGCGTGCTAATTTTCCGCTTACACTACCATCATATATACG
This window contains:
- the atpD gene encoding F0F1 ATP synthase subunit beta, with the protein product MTKGRVTQIMGPVVDVTFDSGHLPEIYNALVIKHKARNENEVDINLTLEVAIHLGDDTVRTVAMSSTDGLVRNIEVTDTGAPISVPVGDVTLGRVFNVLGENIDLDEEIPAGVRRDSIHREAPTFDQLSTEVEILETGIKVVDLLAPYIKGGKIGLFGGAGVGKTVLIQELINNIAQEHGGISVFAGVGERTREGNDLYHEMTDSGVIKKTAMVFGQMNEPPGARMRVALTGLTMAEYFRDDQGQDVLFFIDNIFRFTQAGSEVSALLGRMPSAVGYQPTLATEMGRLQERITSTNVGSVTSIQAIYVPADDYTDPAPATTFAHLDATTNLERKLSEMGIYPAVDPLASTSRALSPEIVGEEHYNVARSVQKTLQRYKELQDIIAILGMDELSDEDKLTVQRARRIQFFLSQNFHVAEQFTGQKGSYVPVKETVKGFREILDGKYDDLPEDAFRLVGRIEEVVEKAAQMA
- a CDS encoding F0F1 ATP synthase subunit gamma, producing MASLRDIKNRITSTKKTSQITKAMEMVSASKFSRAEQNAKAFVPYMEKIQEVVASIALGSTDVSHPMLVKRPVKRTGYLVITSDRGLAGAYNSNILRAAYQTIQKRHKSKDEYAVIAIGRVGREFFRKRGIQVVLDVAGLADQPSFADIKDIANKAVSMFADETFDEIYLYYNHFISAIQHEVTEKKLLPLTNINTEKKLTSYEFEPSQNEILEVLLPQYAESLIYGALLDGKASEHAARMTAMKNATDNAKELINSLTLSYNRARQAAITQEITEIVGGAAALE
- a CDS encoding F0F1 ATP synthase subunit epsilon encodes the protein MKTVKVNVVTPDGPVYEADVEMVSAKAQNGELGILPGHIPMVAPLQVGAVRLKQGSNTELVAVSGGFLEVRPDQVTILAQAAETPARIDIERAKSAKMRAEQRLQAKQDNVDFKRAELALKRAINRLNVTENRY
- the atpA gene encoding F0F1 ATP synthase subunit alpha, with the translated sequence MSIKAEEISALIKKQIENYQSEIKVSDVGTVIQVGDGIARAHGLDNVMAGELVEFSNGVMGMAQNLEANNVGIVILGPFTDIREGDEVRRTGRIMEVPVGEALIGRVVNPLGQPVDGLGPIETTKTRPIESPAPGVMDRKSVHEPLQTGIKAIDSLIPIGRGQRELIIGDRQTGKTAVAIDTILNQKNEDMICIYVAIGQKESTVRGVVETLRKNGALDYTIVVTASASQPAPLLFLAPYAGVTMGEEFMYNGKHVLVIYDDLTKQASAYRELSLLLRRPPGREAYPGDVFYLHSRLLERAAKLSDAKGGGSLTALPFIETQAGDVSAYIPTNVISITDGQIFLQSDLFFSGVRPAVNAGLSVSRVGGSAQINAMKKVSGTLRLDLASYRELEAFAQFGSDLDKATQAKLNRGARTVEVLKQGLNKPIAVEKQVSILYALTRGFLDAIPVEDITRFESEFYLWLEHNRKEILTTIKSTGKLPEDADMQAAINDFKKTFAVTE